One Camelus ferus isolate YT-003-E chromosome 21, BCGSAC_Cfer_1.0, whole genome shotgun sequence genomic region harbors:
- the VANGL2 gene encoding vang-like protein 2, giving the protein MDTESQYSGYSYKSGHSRSSRKHRDRRDRHRSKSRDGSRGDKSVTIQAPGEPLLDNESTRGDERDDNWGETTTVVTGTSEHSISHDDLTRIAKDMEDSVPLDCSRHLGVAAGATLALLSFLTPLAFLLLPPLLWREELEPCGTACEGLFISVAFKLLILLLGSWALFFRRPKASLPRVFVLRALLMVLVFLLVVSYWLFYGVRILDARERSYQGVVQFAVSLVDALLFVHYLAVVLLELRQLQPQFTLKVVRSTDGASRFYNVGHLSIQRVAVWILEKYYHDFPVYNPALLNLPKSVLAKKVSGFKVYSLGEENSTNNSTGQSRAVIAAAARRRDNSHNEYYYEEAEHERRVRKRRARLVVAVEEAFTHIKRLQEEEQKNPREVMDPREAAQAIFASMARAMQKYLRTTKQQPYHTMESILQHLEFCITHDMTPKAFLERYLAAGPTIQYHKERWLAKQWTLVSEEPVTNGLKDGIVFLLKRHDFSLVVSTKKVPFFKLSEEFVDPKSHKFVMRLQSETSV; this is encoded by the exons ATGGACACCGAGTCCCAGTACTCCGGCTATTCCTACAAGTCGGGCCACTCCCGCAGCTCCCGCAAGCAcag GGACCGCCGGGACCGACACCGCTCTAAGAGCCGAGACGGGAGCCGTGGGGACAAGTCAGTGACCATCCAGGCTCCAGGGGAGCCCCTGCTGGACAACGAGTCCACGCGAGGGGATGAGCGG GACGACAACTGGGGGGAGACGACCACAGTCGTAACAGGCACCTCGGAGCACAGCATCTCCCACGATGACCTCACACGCATCGCCAAGGACATGGAGGACAGTGTCCCGCTGGACTGCTCCCGGCACCTGGGTGTGGCAGCGGGGGCCACGCTGGCCCTGCTGTCTTTCCTCACGCCTCTGGCTTTCCTGCTGCTACCCCCACTGCTGTGGCGGGAGGAGCTGGAGCCGTGTGGGACGGCCTGCGAGGGCCTCTTCATCTCTGTGGCCTTCAAGCTGCTCATCTTGCTGCTGGGCAGCTGGGCCCTGTTCTTCCGCCGGCCCAAGGCCTCGCTGCCCCGTGTCTTCGTGCTGCGCGCCCTGCTCATGGTGCTCGTCTTCCTGCTCGTCGTCTCCTACTGGCTCTTCTATGGCGTGCGCATCCTGGACGCCCGGGAGCGTAGCTACCAGGGCGTGGTGCAGTTTGCCGTGTCGCTGGTGGACGCCCTGCTCTTCGTGCACTACCTGGCCGTGGTCCTGCTGGAGCTGCGCCAGCTGCAGCCTCAGTTCACACTCAAGGTGGTGCGCTCCACCGACGGGGCCAGCCGCTTCTACAACGTGGGCCATCTCAG CATCCAGCGCGTGGCAGTGTGGATCCTGGAGAAGTATTACCATGACTTCCCTGTCTACAACCCTGCCCTCCTCAACCTGCCCAAGTCCGTCCTGGCCAAGAAAGTGTCTGGCTTCAAGGTGTATTCCCTCGGAGAGG AAAACAGCACCAACAACTCCACGGGCCAGTCCCGGGCTGTGATCGCGGCGGCTGCCCGGAGGCGGGACAACAGCCACAATGAGTACTACTACGAGGAGGCCGAGCACGAGCGGAGGGTGCGCAAGCGGAGGGCCAG GCTTGTGGTGGCAGTGGAGGAGGCCTTCACTCACATTAAGCGGCTgcaggaagaggagcagaagaACCCCAGGGAGGTGATGGACCCCCGGGAGGCAGCCCAGGCCATCTTCGCATCCATGGCCCGTGCCATGCAGAAGTACCTTCGGACCACCAAGCAGCAGCCTTACCACACCATGGAGAGCATCCTGCAGCACCTGGAGTTCTGCATCACGCACGACATGACGCCCAAG gCCTTCTTGGAGCGGTACCTGGCGGCCGGGCCAACTATCCAGTACCACAAGGAACGCTGGCTGGCCAAACAGTGGACATTGGTGAGCGAGGAGCCGGTGACCAATGGGCTCAAGGATGGCATCGTTTTCCTCTTGAAACGCCATGACTTCAGCCTGGTGGTCAGCACCAAGAAGGTCCCGTTCTTCAAACTCTCTGAGGAATTTGTGGATCCCAAGTCGCACAAGTTTGTCATGAGGCTGCAGTCTGAGACCTCGGTGTGA